GAATCACTGAAAAAGAATTGCATGACAACTTCGATGCTGATGTCAAGGCTTTAGCAGAAGCCAATGGCATGACTGTTGACGAATGTTATGAGCGGCTACGCCAGGACTTCGATGGTTACCATTTCGATGTGGATGCACCTGGAATGTACAACCCGTTCAGCGTGTTGAATACCCTGTCCAGCCAGCGTTTCAAGGATTATTGGTTTGAAACAGGTATGACTAATCATATCTTTAGACAAATGAAATCCCAAAACTATTCATTGGACATGGTTGCCAACGAGCCGCTTTTCTATTTCCAACTTCATATCCTCGAAAAAGGGCACGATAGTATTGTTCAGCAGCTCTATCAAAGTGGTTACTTGACCATTAAGGAGTATGACAATGAGTTTAAGACTTTTTTTCTCGACTTTCCCAACCATATAGTTAAAGAAGGTCTGGAAAATAGATATATGAACTATATTCAACATTAAACAATATGCCAAGGCCTTTGATGGCGATGAGCGTAACATCATAAAAATTGGTATCAACTTCTCTTCTGACACCCGTCGCTTGACAGAGTGGAAGATTGGCTGATTCTTCAGGAAAATGGTGATACATAAAAAGAATGCTGTCCGTTGAAAAAACGGACAGCATTCTTTTTTACTTCACAATTATCTTTTTTCCCTTCACCATATAAATGCCCTTGGGTAATCCTTTAAGCGACGTTTCGTGACTGCGAATCATATGTCCGTTTATGGTATAGACATCGAAGGGTTCGTCATTGGCAAGAATGTTGGTAATACCTATCAAATTATATTCCGTAAAATAGCCAGGAGCTTTCGAACCACCATCAATACGGGCGTAGGTTGCATCGGTATGAGCACTGGAATATACTGTTCCCATGCCGCCAACCAATTTCTTGCAGCCTGTAAACATATCCTCACTATTAGTCAAATTCTTAGTGTTCCATTCCTCACTGACGTAGATTGTTTTCAGAGTCGAACTTCCATAGAACATCCAGCCCATGTTGGTCACATTAAAAGTATTAAAGCTACTCAAGTTAAGACTCGTCAGAGAAGAGCAACTAGCGAACATTGACTGCATGTTGGTCACATTCGAGGTATTAAAGCCACTCACATCAAGACTCGTCAGAGATGAGCAGCCATAGAACATTGCATACATGTTGGTCACATTCGAGGTATTAAAGCTACTCACATCAAGACTCGTCAGAGAAGAGCAGCCATCAAACATACTCCACATGTCGGTCACATTCATAGTATTAAAGCTACTCACATCAAGATTCGACAGAGAAGTGCAACCAGAGAACATCGCATTCATATACTCCACATTCGAAGTATTAAAGTTACTCACATCAAGACTCGTCAGAGAAGAACAACCTTCGAACATCCAGAACATGTCGGTCACATTCGAGGTATTAAAGCCACTCACATCAAGACTCGTCAGAGAAGAGCAGTTTTCAAACATCCCAGACATTTCGATCACATTCGAAGTATTAAAGCTACTCAAGTCAAGACTCGTCAGAGAAGAGCAGCCTTCAAACATCCAGCTCATATACGTCACATTCGAAGTATTAAAGCTACTCAAGTCAAGACTCTTCAAAGAAGTGCAATCAGAGAACATAGAAGTCATATAGGTCACATTCGAAGTATTAAAGCCACTCAAGTCAAGACTCTTCAACGAAGTGCAACCAGAGAACATAGTATTCATATCGGTCACATTCGAAGTATTAAAGCTACTCAAGTCAAGTCTCGCCAGTGAAGAGCACCCACGGAACATACAGGACATATCGATCACATTCGAAGTGTTCAGGTTTACTATACCATTAATAGTGGTAAGTTTTTCACAACCATCGAACCATAATACTGTGCTTGTCACACCTTTATACTCAGCGAATGTCTCGTCGAAGACTACACGCTTAATGAGTGAGGCAACATCGTTCCATCCTCGTTCATCATCCCAACCAAACGCGTCATGGTTAAACGGGCCGATGTTCATACCGTCTCGTTCTGCCTTCTTCTTATCATAGTAGAAAGTCAGCACGGTATTGCCATTGCTTAGTGCGGCGTAAGGCTCTGGACCCTCTAACACAGTCAGTTTTCCGTTTGTATAGCTGATGTCGTAGTTCTGAGCCTTGGCACCAGACACTGTAACAGGGTACTCACCAGGTACACTCCCCACTGTTGCCTCACAACTCACCGTCGGCTGTTTGATCAGCACATCTTCCGTCTCATTGTTCTTGAAGCCCGTGTAGGTCAGGGTGAACTCGGGCATCTCCTCCCACTGCTCCTTCGTATAGGTGCCTGCGGCAATAGTCAGAGGAGCCTTGGTGATGGTTAGCGTACCCATCACGCACTTCACATTATAATAATTTTCAACAGTTCCCTTTCTCAGAATGATGTCATAGGTACCTACTGGAGATGTAGCTGTTGCTTCACAGAAAATCTCAGGGGTTCCCTCAAGCGTGATGCCCTCAGTTGTAAACTCAAACACAGGATTGACATCGCCATACTCACGGGTGTAATTCTTGCCTGTGATGGTTCCCAATGGCATGGGATCGTCTAAATCTATCGTTAGCCATCGTTTTGTCGCTTCATCTGAGAATTCCAGGTATGCCTGACAGGCTTTCTGTACATAACCATTGTCCGCATGTCTCATTATACCACGACCAGCCATATAATAAATACCATTATTAACCAGCGTGTCAACACTGAAAGCATCATAGTTACCAACAAACTTCACATTGCCCATTGCGTAACTGAGGTGGCTACCTTCTTTAGAGGAGATGACGACGTTCGAAAATTCAGGATTCACGATATCCTCGCCTTCATCCCATTTTACAAAATATGGCACACCGGCTTGAATATATGTCAACGAGTCACTGAAAGTCATAGTCACACAAGAAGCGTCCATGGTAGCTTTGTTAAGCGTCTTAGCCACAGCGCCATCTAAACTACTCCCCTCTAGTGTCAAGTTAAAAGGTAAGGTAATCGTATTCCAATTTTTGTCTTTCTTTAGCGTACGTCCCGCAAGGGTTACGTGAGCCTTCCTTCCCTGATTATTGATAATCACCTTGCTGTTTACACCCTCGTCACGAAGGGTAATCAAAGCGAATTCCCCACTCTCGGTCCATTCGCCTGGTTCTCCGTCTACAATACTGCGTATGCGATATTCGTATCCATTATTAGTCGGCAGGCCGCTCAGCGTAGCTACTGTATCGGTGACAGTAATTTCTTGCCACTCCCCAGCGGGAGCAGATGATGTTCCGTAAAGACCGAAATTATCAACATTTAGGCGGAATTGATCTGTGCTATTAAAGTGACGGATGGCAATATATCCCTGCTGTCCGGCATAAGCGCTCAGGTCTGCGGTATATGCCACATAGTTGCTAGTAGCAGTAGTTTCTGGCACCAGTTCTGTAGAAAAATCCTCAACAGAAGTACCCGAAGTAGAGAGGTATATGGCAAAATTTTCGACTGGCCATTCTGGGTCCTGCGATCTCAGATATACACGCATAGTCCCCTGAAGATGGAGGAGCGGCGTAATGAGCCAGTTGTCTGGCGTAAGAGCAGATTTATTGTAACTGGCCGATGTGACACAACTCCTACCCATAACAGTAGGAACACCTTTAATATCATTAATATCACTCGGCGTGAAAAGGAACCAGTTATTCCCGTCACCATCATTATCTATTGTAGTCCAACCTTCTGGAAGAGAAGAGCTCTTGAGTTCCTCAAAACCTTCGAAGAAGAGCACATCATCATTAGCCGTTGTCCGGTATTGCACGTTATAACTGTCGCCATAACCCGTCCATCTCAGTGTCGCACCATCGGCCATTAAGTCTGAGCGAATATTGGCGGGCTGAGGATTCTTGACCATGGTGGTGAAATAATGCATATCCGTCCATTTTGAATCACCTTCTGAGTTAACTGCCTGCATCTGAAATTCGTATGTAGTCTCAGGAGAAAGCCCAGTCAATTCTATGCTCGTTTCTTCAGTTGACGCATTCGTCCATTCTACCGTATCGGGCTCGCCATATATGGCAAAATCATCTATTTCAAGACTATAGCAGTTGCTACTCACATGGTGAATGGCAATGTATCCCTGCTGTCCGGAATAACGACTAAGGTCTATATTAATTTCTGTCCAGTCGTTGTTATCCGATGCCGCACACATTGCCCGTAATGTATCTGTAAAGTTCTCTATGACATTGCCCCTAGTAGAAAGAAGGACCTCACAACTATCAGGATAAGCCATCCTTGTACGCACCCAGAATCTCAGTTCATTTCCAAAAGCCACCTGTGGCGTGACAAGCCAGTTGTCCGCATTATATGCACTTGAG
This region of Prevotella sp. E13-27 genomic DNA includes:
- a CDS encoding BspA family leucine-rich repeat surface protein, producing the protein MRKFFLFLCLSITFLMIGGNLWAQKISMDDAKQRALQFFTKSSTLSKGKKKAPRKDPRMVTALSSDAYYIFNDESNGGFVVVSGDSRTRSILGFSESGIFDATAMPANMYAWLQGYADEISWLQRQDEDGRFAMVTVSNQISDSERLPIAPLVATTWNQGVPYNNKTPQYKSGSYYYRSATGCVATAMAQVMKFHQWPQSETAIIPGYTTSSYNMSLSSLTATTFNWENMRDSYSEDYTTEEADAVATLMKYCGWSVMTDYGPQSGSYTDLVADALKNYFDYDSITTQYISRSYYTYSKWVDLIYHELKNRRPVVYGGQSSGGGHEFVCDGYVYEDGTDFFHINWGWGGVSDDYFVLSALDPEKQGIGGSTSADGFHYGQDAVIGIQKPSDGGTVANISPNVLDLTLNAMNLSSDTIFMGELVSITLNITNNSTDDYDGDIYIGLKTNYNGQSRYSLLEGSDFTIPAGQTKDCVFTYRPETYGVMNFVFFLPNTIGSYTTDGEVAATLTVVKRETNSYVPVYGSYCDEYIKSQFIVPAENLKDILYAQINGLTFSSSLSAVSWGEAEFDVYLSEVGDTFFSDTISYDWSLLERVYAGNLIVNDYQMKIDFDVPYQYMGENLLVGIRQTKSGDYAPSKWYGTSAIGASLGGRESNIRIYNFLPTVVFDTTPDVAPVGFATDITIDYVGGQEATVTWTCDVATCDICINDSLIENVSSPYVLTGLEYATRYIVKVRGRTDDETSRWSIPVRFNTELAEEYCQITLMLTDTYGDGWSGNAIKIVDALSGIEIGTYTNENLNETKGSSENEQNIHLVRVPSGRDIQFLWVAGSYPSECMWSVSDVNDEVLFSGNGSKSLNTGDILFTYHVDCTLTPWRRPSNLNIKEIGSHSVVIEWTENSLVPATEWVVAYKTDSMDSYAEVTTSNNPFTLEGLKDETTYMVKVKPATDEVEKWSDLVIFTTEVICPIPIIVDVTPAPTKATIYWTGKGDVYNVRYRRATSVPVVFSDDFENGLDHWTIYTEGGAPQTDGWVSNSSSSAHSGTHSAIAWSWKSSSAYNADNWLVTPQVAFGNELRFWVRTRMAYPDSCEVLLSTRGNVIENFTDTLRAMCAASDNNDWTEINIDLSRYSGQQGYIAIHHVSSNCYSLEIDDFAIYGEPDTVEWTNASTEETSIELTGLSPETTYEFQMQAVNSEGDSKWTDMHYFTTMVKNPQPANIRSDLMADGATLRWTGYGDSYNVQYRTTANDDVLFFEGFEELKSSSLPEGWTTIDNDGDGNNWFLFTPSDINDIKGVPTVMGRSCVTSASYNKSALTPDNWLITPLLHLQGTMRVYLRSQDPEWPVENFAIYLSTSGTSVEDFSTELVPETTATSNYVAYTADLSAYAGQQGYIAIRHFNSTDQFRLNVDNFGLYGTSSAPAGEWQEITVTDTVATLSGLPTNNGYEYRIRSIVDGEPGEWTESGEFALITLRDEGVNSKVIINNQGRKAHVTLAGRTLKKDKNWNTITLPFNLTLEGSSLDGAVAKTLNKATMDASCVTMTFSDSLTYIQAGVPYFVKWDEGEDIVNPEFSNVVISSKEGSHLSYAMGNVKFVGNYDAFSVDTLVNNGIYYMAGRGIMRHADNGYVQKACQAYLEFSDEATKRWLTIDLDDPMPLGTITGKNYTREYGDVNPVFEFTTEGITLEGTPEIFCEATATSPVGTYDIILRKGTVENYYNVKCVMGTLTITKAPLTIAAGTYTKEQWEEMPEFTLTYTGFKNNETEDVLIKQPTVSCEATVGSVPGEYPVTVSGAKAQNYDISYTNGKLTVLEGPEPYAALSNGNTVLTFYYDKKKAERDGMNIGPFNHDAFGWDDERGWNDVASLIKRVVFDETFAEYKGVTSTVLWFDGCEKLTTINGIVNLNTSNVIDMSCMFRGCSSLARLDLSSFNTSNVTDMNTMFSGCTSLKSLDLSGFNTSNVTYMTSMFSDCTSLKSLDLSSFNTSNVTYMSWMFEGCSSLTSLDLSSFNTSNVIEMSGMFENCSSLTSLDVSGFNTSNVTDMFWMFEGCSSLTSLDVSNFNTSNVEYMNAMFSGCTSLSNLDVSSFNTMNVTDMWSMFDGCSSLTSLDVSSFNTSNVTNMYAMFYGCSSLTSLDVSGFNTSNVTNMQSMFASCSSLTSLNLSSFNTFNVTNMGWMFYGSSTLKTIYVSEEWNTKNLTNSEDMFTGCKKLVGGMGTVYSSAHTDATYARIDGGSKAPGYFTEYNLIGITNILANDEPFDVYTINGHMIRSHETSLKGLPKGIYMVKGKKIIVK